From the genome of Lineus longissimus chromosome 8, tnLinLong1.2, whole genome shotgun sequence, one region includes:
- the LOC135492377 gene encoding uncharacterized protein LOC135492377 isoform X3, translated as MEERDTVMEQLKEFVGMTKNTGHAGDEWESVMDSYEKMITDTNIREGCLDEDGCAHHCVPCDKHLSGIEPLRAHLKSNNHHKKIGLKKSGDITNAQPFRSDGAFRDGRLRPCGEHACTHHCQVCNKCMTGATPATQHLDSDKHKKKERDMTNSYARNVERPPSASGQYRIATPGSSRASSTSDCLKPGCNSHCTPCEMCFATSDEFGNHGKTPEHQSKFMSGIVALGAMRTASECGNDINSMLNGSGSSRSLESFSSLGTSLAWDGYDPSFQPNFIQVDTCTAIGCSYHCTCCDTHLSGEEPMKQHISSIKHLNMEQVYTKGMAGQNGPTLAESSRSLSNGDSLYSLGSMLDNLSLTSIAGNDPEEVIGSCGKTGCAFHCNLCSTCLSGCVPRDQHVASKNHRQVRERLERASQSLAKPECAVRELSMAPSLSPDTGVELATCSQPGCAFHCHVCDAHLTGREPMQQHMASKNHEKRKKATANLRMQPASSASRPVDDEPEVSEATCTHIGCRFHCNICDMHLSGLDPMKQHMDSGKHHKKKQAFLKLGGQSQPFLAASNQLLNPSTSSTQEISEPNPFALMQPQQRPLPKPIGYERSIQSLSPPLFPSSSDIRQQLTTPRQQLATAPQAFLHSGVFRTLSPRAPGYANNVNNLVEPVSNASQQDLSKSVFGICPDSSRICMYHCFACEKHFNEKLPKQQHETSAKHKKAAQRYLAGLKTRVVQKEDSFIVPSAGSTDLPLKTQLKTSKSSSSLTGLPKWLGEDRQFPPVVKTPQAKYSPQTKTVPRDYQMELYHKAMKDDTVCFLPTGTGKTLVSALVIDHMLQLNPTRPILFLVEKILLVLQQTKYLRTELGQRRYQRFNPRTNTMEMHALNVAGLCSGHTDACGKSSLQELDVIVTTAGFFLNILSKKWLKWQDFSLVVIDEVHHCTKKHAYNTLMQENHLQLLREIRPKLFGMTASPAGEANVPLTQEMLQRLLDNIGMAKLCVVEDHDKQLGEFQSRTVLEIDLAKMSEEETQLEDDIQMYLRHIFNFLVKTTNLGNLCKELGLNIQEGQRAILNATELTGEGLEAFRSSLGMIDVKDRCAKMGRFIKKIIAHADAVCGALLGLRLCGEEAVYHSLKPLAEDVNYYGFEEMAKVGFNCKGLQSRADSYESNIDERRKKMTAFWRLVHRIVTSVEWNAFGPMEKRPIVMVIVRERKVAKLLATLLQSNSDVQARGLNVEYIVGHGDGNVGMSVSRQRRMLEETWQHKYQVLVATSVAEEGLDLPECKLVIEMDPPGNVTSLVQIRGRARKQCSKLVALCRSEDQVDKIKELEDREQCMMIAARAVVGLQNTAAKRLLLSGSM; from the exons ATGGAGGAAAGGGATACTGTAATGGAGCAGCTGAAGGAGTTTGTCGGGATGACGAAAAATACTGGTCATGCTGGAGACGAGTGGGAAAGCGTGATGGACAGCTACGAGAAAATGATAACAGATACAAATATACGTGAAGGATGCCTCGATGAGGATGGGTGTGCTCATCATTGCGTCCCTTGTGATAAGCATTTGAGTGGAATTGAGCCTCTACGCGCTCATCTCAAATCCAACAACCACCACAAGAAAATCGGTCTGAAGAAGTCAGGAGATATCACGAATGCTCAACCATTTAGGTCTGATGGTGCTTTTCGAGATGGCAGACTTCGACCATGCGGTGAACATGCTTGTACACACCATTGCCAAGTTTGTAATAAATGTATGACGGGGGCAACACCAGCCACACAGCACTTGGATAGCGACAAACACAAGAAGAAGGAAAGGGATATGACCAACTCCTATGCAAGGAACGTGGAACGTCCTCCTAGTGCCTCCGGACAATACCGAATAGCCACTCCTGGTTCGAGCAGGGCAAGCAGTACATCGGATTGTTTGAAACCAGGTTGCAACAGTCATTGTACACCTTGTGAGATGTGCTTTGCCACGTCAGATGAATTTGGAAACCATGGAAAAACACCAGAGCACCAGAGCAAGTTTATGAGCGGCATAGTTGCATTGGGTGCAATGCGAACGGCCAGTGAATGCGGGAACGACATTAACAGCATGTTGAATGGAAGTGGCAGTAGCCGTAGTTTAGAGAGCTTCAGCAGTCTTGGAACCAGCCTGGCTTGGGATGGATACGACCCTTCATTTCAACCTAATTTCATCCAGGTGGACACATGCACAGCTATTGGTTGCAGCTATCACTGTACATGTTGCGACACCCATCTTAGCGGAGAAGAGCCAATGAAGCAGCACATCAGCTCCATCAAGCACCTGAACATGGAACAAGTCTACACCAAGGGAATGGCAGGTCAAAACGGCCCGACCCTTGCGGAGTCGAGTCGTAGTCTATCCAATGGCGATTCCTTATACAGTCTTGGTTCAATGTTGGATAACTTGAGTCTAACTTCAATTGCAGGAAATGATCCGGAAGAGGTCATTGGTTCGTGCGGAAAGACAGGTTGTGCTTTCCACTGTAACCTCTGCAGTACCTGTTTGAGTGGGTGCGTCCCGAGGGACCAACATGTTGCATCGAAAAATCACCGTCAAGTCCGGGAGAGGCTGGAAAGAGCTTCCCAATCCTTGGCAAAACCAGAGTGTGCAGTGAGGGAACTCAGTATGGCTCCATCACTTTCACCAGATACGGGGGTTGAATTAGCAACATGTAGTCAACCTGGCTGTGCTTTTCACTGTCACGTATGCGATGCACATCTGACTGGTCGTGAGCCCATGCAACAACACATGGCATCAAAGAACCACGAGAAGCGCAAGAAAGCTACTGCTAACCTGAGGATGCAGCCCGCTTCATCTGCTTCTCGGCCAGTTGATGATGAACCAGAAGTGTCGGAAGCAACCTGTACCCATATTGGATGTCGTTTCCATTGCAACATATGCGACATGCACCTTTCGGGTTTGGATCCAATGAAACAACACATGGACTCTGGAAAACACCACAAAAAGAAACAGGCATTCCTGAAGTTAGGAGGTCAAAGCCAACCATTTTTGGCCGCCTCTAACCAGTTACTGAATCCTAGCACAAGCAGTACACAAGAGATCTCGGAACCAAACCCATTTGCCTTGATGCAGCCACAGCAGAGACCGCTGCCGAAGCCTATTGGCTATGAGAGATCAATACAAAGCCTTTCACCTCCTTTGTTCCCAAGTTCAAGTGACATACGACAGCAATTGACAACACCACGACAGCAATTGGCAACAGCACCACAGGCTTTTCTTCACAGTGGTGTCTTCAGAACACTTAGTCCAAGGGCTCCAGGATATGCTAACAACGTCAACAATTTGGTAGAACCCGTTAGCAATGCTAGCCAACAAGACTTGAGCAAGTCTGTATTTGGTATCTGTCCCGACAGTTCAAGGATATGCATGTATCACTGCTTTGCCTGCGAGAAACACTTCAATGAAAAACTACCAAAACAACAGCACGAAACATCTGCAAAACATAAGAAAGCTGCACAGAGATATCTTGCCGGTTTGAAAACGCGGGTCGTTCAAAAGGAAGACTCCTTCATCGTTCCGAGTGCTGGCAGTACAGATTTGCCCCTAAAGACCCAGTTAAAGACGTCGAAATCGTCCAGCTCTCTGACAGGTCTACCGAAGTGGCTAGGGGAAGATCGGCAGTTTCCACCGGTCGTGAAAACGCCTCAAGCAAAGTACTCGCCACAGACGAAGACTGTGCCGCGGGACTACCAGATGGAGCTTTACCATAAGGCAATGAAGGATGATACTGTCTGTTTCCTTCCGACAG GCACTGGTAAGACATTGGTGTCTGCACTAGTCATTGACCACATGCTCCAGTTGAACCCAACAAGACCTATTCTGTTCCTTGTCGAGAAGATCCTGCTTGTCCTTCAACAGACCAAATACCTCAGGACAGAGCTTGGGCAAAGACGATATCAAAG ATTCAACCCCAGGACCAATACAATGGAAATGCATGCCCTTAACGTTGCTGGTTTGTGTAGTGGACACACAGATGCATGTGGCAAGTCCTCTTTGCAGGAGCTGGATGTCATAGTTACAACAGCAG GATTCTTCCTGAATATCCTCTCGAAAAAGTGGCTCAAGTGGCAGGACTTTAGTCTCGTAGTGATTGACGAAGTTCATCATTGCACAAAGAAGCATGCCTATAACACCCTGATGCAGGAGAACCACCTCCAGCTACTCCGGGAGATCAGACCCAAACTTTTCGGTATGACAGCATCACCTGCTGGGGAAGCGAACGTCCCACTTACCCAGGAGATGCTTCAGAGGTTGCTTGATAACATCGGGATGGCAAAGCTATGCGTTGTGGAAGATCATGACAAACAACTCGGGGAGTTCCAGAGTAGGACGGTATTGGAGATCGATTTGGCTAAGATGAGTGAGGAGGAAACACAACTCGAGGATGATATACAGATGTATTTGAGGCACATCTTCAACTTCTTGGTCAAGACGACGAACCTTGGGAACCTTTGTAAGGAATTGGGACTGAACATCCAAGAAGGCCAAAGGGCTATTCTGAATGCTACGGAGTTGACAGGCGAGGGATTGGAGGCGTTTAGGTCCAGTTTGGGAATGATAGATGTCAAAGACAGATGCGCGAAAATGGGACGTTTCATCAAGAAAATCATTGCGCACGCTGACGCCGTTTGTGGAGCACTGCTTGGTCTGCGCCTCTGTGGAGAGGAGGCTGTCTATCACTCATTGAAACCCTTAGCCGAAGACGTGAATTATTACGGATTTGAAGAAATGGCGAAAGTCGGTTTCAATTGTAAGGGGTTGCAGTCACGTGCGGATTCTTATGAATCAAACATTGATGAGAGGCGAAAAAAGATGACAGCCTTCTGGCGCCTCGTGCACAGAATCGTCACGAGTGTGGAGTGGAATGCATTCGGCCCTATGGAGAAGAGACCAATTGTCATGGTAATAGTCCGCGAGCGAAAGGTCGCCAAGTTGCTTGCCACATTGCTGCAGTCTAACAGTGATGTCCAGGCACGAGGGCTGAATGTCGAGTACATTGTGGGCCATGGGGACGGTAATGTTGGCATGAGTGTTAGCAGACAGCGGAGGATGCTGGAGGAGACTTGGCAACATAAGTATCAG GTACTGGTTGCAACATCTGTCGCAGAAGAAGGGCTTGACTTACCAGAATGTAAACTGGTCATAGAAATGGACCCACCGGGCAATGTGACGTCACTTGTTCAGATCCGTGGCAGAGCCAGGAAGCAGTGCAGCAAGCTGGTGGCGCTGTGTAGAAGTGAAGACCAGGTGGACAAGATCAAAGAACTCGAGGACAGGGAACAATGTATGATGATTGCAGCTAGGGCTGTTGTGGGCCTGCAGAACACTGCTGCGAAAAGGTTGCTGCTATCTGGATCAATGTAG